The Oncorhynchus tshawytscha isolate Ot180627B linkage group LG32, Otsh_v2.0, whole genome shotgun sequence genome includes a region encoding these proteins:
- the LOC112230338 gene encoding E3 ubiquitin/ISG15 ligase TRIM25 isoform X2, whose protein sequence is MAEDMFSLMSLEDELSCSICLCAFDCPVTIPCGHNFCQECLLETWKDNYSCPQCRTHFTTKPELKKNTVLSTVVETFKMKSNKSDLPSEVGDLIMWDAVKMEPKEVAILCDTCMEAKAFKTCLTCMASFCLEHVRPHHENPVFGAHQLNEPLGDLRDRICTDHHKLMEFYCVQHGRCICGVCLQQVHKGCTFSSPDEQRALQESDLRGKLSLLDGKIDKNQTVISQMSDQQSKLKDSAASRKRALEDEYRQIRELLDRDEREALNTVDREQESAQTKLQNLIKKFNQNITKLSAAKDGVDSLLSQTQTVAFLQASVDMPAAVAFDPYTPKVNLDSKALAAWHAYSAVLREHLTHVLKQPVEARLQILKPAERFAPPLLPNFFEMGGMPPQGHPRMPRSHSPGAPLRANQRKKPPQDSNRERKNPQKPPNAPREFATPVPHTPRDHPRGQSAEPRNREDPGQPSVLPSITSAAKRNDLLQYGTVLTLDLKTAHKRISLTENMTVASVSDEPTPYPDGPARFSVCSQVLTSKGFSRGRHYWEVKMSSNNFTGIGLAYNSIDRKGPASRLGRNAQSWCVEWFNVKLSAWHASSETVLQNPNPTRVGVLLDCEEGTATFYNVQDRAYPFHTFVFQFAEAVYPAFWLFSSGSSVSLCKLQS, encoded by the exons ATGGCGGAGGATATGTTTTCCCTCATGAGTCTCGAAGACGAACTGAGCTGTAGCATCTGCCTCTGTGCTTTCGACTGTCCGGTGACAATTCCATGTGGACACAACTTTTGCCAAGAGTGTCTCCTAGAAACATGGAAAGACAACTACAGCTGTCCACAATGCCGGACCCACTTCACCACCAAACCAGAGCTGAAGAAGAACACCGTTCTCAGCACTGTTGTGGAAACGTTCAAAATGAAGTCGAATAAAAGCGACCTCCCCAGTGAGGTGGGCGACTTAATCATGTGGGATGCGGTCAAGATGGAGCCCAAAGAGGTGGCTATCTTGTGCGACACCTGTATGGAAGCCAAAGCATTCAAGACCTGCCTCACCTGTATGGCGTCATTCTGCCTTGAGCACGTGAGGCCTCATCATGAGAACCCAGTGTTTGGCGCACATCAGCTGAACGAGCCTCTGGGTGACCTGCGCGACCGTATCTGCACCGACCACCACAAGCTGATGGAGTTCTACTGTGTCCAACATGGCCGCTGTatctgtggtgtctgtctgcaGCAGGTGCATAAAGGCTGTACCTTCTCCAGCCCTGATGAACAACGGGCACTGCAAGAG TCTGATTTGAGGGGCAAGTTGAGTCTGCTGGATGGAAAGATTGACAAGAACCAGACTGTCATCTCTCAGATGAGTGACCAGCAGAGCAAGTTGAAG GACTCTGCAGCCAGCAGGAAGAGAGCTCTGGAGGACGAGTACCGCCAAATCCGGGAGCTGCTGGACCGTGACGAGCGTGAGGCTCTGAACACCGTGGACCGCGAGCAGGAGAGCGCTCAGACCAAACTCCAGAACCTCATAAAGAAGTTCAACCAGAACATTACGAAGCTTAGTGCGGCAAAAGATGGCGTCGACAGCCTGCTCAGTCAGACTCAGACCGTGGCTTTCCTACAG GCCTCAGTTGACATGCCGGCAGCGGTGGCCTTTGACCCCTATACCCCGAAGGTCAACCTGGACTCTAAGGCCTTGGCAGCCTGGCATGCCTACTCTGCAGTCCTGAGGGAGCATCTCACACATGTACTGAAACAGCCTGTAGAGGCCAGACTGCAGATACtcaaaccag CTGAGAGGTTTGCTCCTCCTCTGCTGCCAAACTTCTTTGAAATGG GAGGCATGCCACCACAAGGTCACCCGAGAATGCCTCGATCCCACAGCCCAGGAGCCCCCCTCAGGGCAAACCAGAGGAAGAAGCCTCCACAAGATTCAAACCGAGAGAGAA AAAATCCCCAAAAGCCACCTAATGCTCCCAGAGAGTTCGCCACTCCTGTTCCACACACACCAAGGGACCACCCCAGAGGACAATCAGCAGAACCCAGGAACAGGGAGGACCCAG GACAACCAAGTGTTCTCCCAAGTATCACGTCTGCAGCAAAACGAAATGACCTTCTGCAAT ATGGCACGGTTCTCACCCTTGACCTCAAAACAGCCCACAAGCGCATCTCCCTCACAGAGAACATGACCGTGGCCTCTGTGTCAGACGAGCCCACCCCTTACCCCGATGGCCCCGCCCGTTTCTCCGTCTGCAGCCAGGTGCTCACTTCCAAGGGCTTCTCCCGCGGCCGCCACTACTGGGAGGTCAAGATGAGCAGCAACAACTTCACCGGCATCGGCTTGGCCTACAACAGCATCGACAGGAAGGGTCCGGCTAGCCGGCTGGGGCGTAACGCCCAGTCCTGGTGCGTGGAGTGGTTCAACGTCAAGCTGTCGGCCTGGCACGCCAGCAGTGAGACTGTACTGCAGAACCCGAATCCGACCCGCGTCGGCGTGCTGCTGGATTGCGAGGAGGGAACGGCCACTTTCTA
- the LOC112230337 gene encoding ras GTPase-activating protein nGAP isoform X3: protein MMGFRRWIACGGTLECSPDHMAPTGGPRLKGQDGGVRGLIKRRFYGGAMRKSNTQLNTVGLNKGSSRLHGSRESVSIPVSAAGNLDLSADTSTVIRPVHSSILGEKYCFEVINSENNHCFGCTSAAERDRWIEDLRRAAQPNKDNCERTENSLSLWVNEAKDLLPKRRYYCELHLDGTLFARTSSRAVGKSSHHSSLVGDGSSGGVLGGSGGVVGGCQLFWGEFFELDNLPSVSQITLHLFRDEEPKKKRHSRDESTLHPLGSVAISLADISGRAFQEKWHPIIPYKVSGAGGTKEQLGPQASLRVKARFQNLQVLPIERYKEFAEFVTVDYVGMCRNLQPLLSVRKKEELAGALVHVLQSIGKAKEFLIELGSAEVERLREKEALIFRENTLATKAIDEYMKLVGQKYLIDTLGDFITRLYASVESCEVDPLKCPASELSNNQRHLKESCEEAVQKITEMHGSFPEELNRIFSSWVELCEEQGRPEIGQRLISASLFLRFLCPAILSPSLFGLTQPYPEPATLRTLTFTAKVIQNLANFTLFGEKEEYMLFMNDFLQQYWERMRCFLQTVSSPDIEIPMTSFDGYVDLPLRLAVLHSLLVDIISPMKQDTIDKLHPLPSILNQITESLGPDALRITVSSNIGHSKPTYVPPKDVGKYSPLHNSLQQLPTDVKAGQRKESFQGVKRDRMSARERKPVSRTQSAPHRRQMDPKQQLRRQSSTENLPPEDQEAEQEANPPLDISSPQNSVGVKAPPAPVPWIKVSQSKETYERKVENEEINLLDRHAQELSELRLGLEQVTESELEMAKRLEDFIVQSQDQNAVLLAEVNELRNHLAVREEQLASATFRLGVIEEEREEDERKLNVAVAAAERMNILEEQFADLLKDRHQLSGDYTGDQSNTQYPGIGANHVNSI, encoded by the exons CAGGCTCCATGGCTCACGGGAGTCCGTGTCCATCCCAGTCAGCGCTGCAGGAAACCTGGATCTGAGCGCAGACACCAGTACGGTCATCAGGCCTGTACACAGCTCCATCCTAGGGGAGAAGTACTGCTTTGAG GTGATAAACTCAGAGAACAACCACTGTTTTGGGTGCACCTCAGCTGCTGAGCGGGACCGCTGGATAGAGGACCTGAGACGGGCTGCTCAGCCCAATAAG GACAACTGTGAGCGGACAGAGAACTCCCTCAGTCTGTGGGTGAACGAGGCCAAGGACCTGCTCCCCAAGAGGCGATACTACTGTGAGCTGCACCTGGACGGCACCCTGTTTGCCCGAACCAGTAGCCGAGCCGTGGGCAAGTCTTCCCATCACTCCAGCTTGGTTGGTGATGGATCTTCTGGTGGGGTGCTCGGGGGCAGCGGCGGGGTGGTCGGAGGCTGCCAGCTGTTCTGGGGAGAGTTTTTTGAGCTGGACAACTTGCCGTCGGTCTCCCAGATCACCCTGCACCTCTTCCGCGATGAGGAGCCCAAGAAGAAGCGTCACTCCCGGGATGAGTCCACCCTGCATCCCCTTGGCAGTGTGGCCATATCCCTGGCCGACATCAGTGGAAGGGCCTTCCAGGAGAAGTGGCACCCGATTATTCCCTACAAGGTGTCTGGTGCCGGAGGGACGAAAGAGCAACTGGGGCCCCAAGCGTCGCTCCGTGTCAAGGCCCGCTTTCAGAACCTGCAGGTGCTGCCCATCGAGAGGTATAAGGAGTTTGCAGAGTTTGTGACAGTGGACTATGTGGGCATGTGCAGGAACCTGCAGCCACTGCTGTCAGTCAGGAAGAAGGAGGAATTAGCCGGGGCACTGGTCCACGTCTTGCAAAGCATTGGCAAGGCCAAG GAGTTCCTTATCGAGTTGGGTAGTGCAGAGGTGGAGCGCCTTCGGGAGAAAGAGGCGTTGATCTTCAGGGAGAACACGCTGGCCACCAAGGCCATTGATGAGTACATGAAGCTGGTGGGCCAGAAGTACCTTATCGACACCCTGG GGGACTTCATCACTCGACTGTATGCCTCAGTAGAGAGCTGTGAAGTGGACCCTCTCAAATGCCCCGCCTCTGAGCTGTCAAACAACCAGCGGCACCTGAAGGAGAGCTGTGAGGAGGCAGTGCAGAAAATCACTGAGATGCACGG GTCTTTCCCTGAAGAGCTGAACAGGATCTTCTCCAGCTGGGTGGAGCTGTGCGAGGAGCAGGGACGACCTGAAATTGGCCAGCGCCTCATCTCTGCCTCGCTATTCCTCCGTTTTCTGTGTCCCGCCATCCTCAGCCCCTCCCTGTTTGGTCTGACACAGCCCTACCCGGAGCCGGCCACCCTGCGCACCCTCACCTTCACCGCCAAGGTCATCCAGAACCTGGCCAACTTCaccct GTTTGGGGAGAAGGAGGAGTACATGCTGTTCATGAATGACTTCCTGCAGCAGTACTGGGAGAGGATGAGGTGCTTCCTTCAGACAGTGTCCAGCCCAGACATAGAGATCCCAATGACATCCTTCGATGGCTATGTTGACTTGCCTCTGCGTCTGGCTGTCCTACACAGCCTGCTGGTCGACATCATTTCCCCAATGAAGCAG gACACCATAGACAAATTGCACCCTCTGCCTTCAatcctgaaccagattacagaatCTCTGGGCCCAGATGCTCTACGGATTACTGTTAGCAG CAACATTGGTCATTCCAAGCCGACCTACGTGCCCCCTAAAGATGTGGGCAAGTACAGCCCTCTGCACAACTCCCTGCAGCAGCTGCCAACAGATGTGAAGGCCGGCCAGCGGAAAGAAAGTTTCCAGGGGGTCAAGCGAGACAGGATGAGTGccagagagaggaagccagtaTCCAGGACCCAGAGTGCTCCGCACAGACGGCAGATGGACCCCAAACAGCAACTGAGGAGACAGAGCAGCACTGAAAATCTGCCGCCGGAGGACCAAGAGGCAGAGCAGGAAGCCAACCCTCCACTTGACATTTCATCACCACAGAAC AGTGTCGGTGTAAAGGCTCCTCCTGCTCCAGTGCCTTGGATCAAAGTGTCCCAGAGCAAGGAGACATACGAGAGGAAGGTAGAGAATGAAGAGATCAACCTACTGGACAGG CATGCACAGGAGCTGTCGGAGCTCCGCCTGGGGCTGGAGCAGGTGACAGAGAGTGAGCTGGAGATGGCCAAGCGGCTGGAGGACTTCATTGTCCAAAGTCAAGATCAGAATGCAGTCTTGTTGGCTGAGGTTAACGAACTGCGTAATCATCTGGCTGTCCGTGAGGAACAGCTCGCTAGCGCCACTTTCAG GCTGGGGGTTatcgaggaggagagggaggaggatgagaggaagctGAACGTCGCCGTGGCAGCAGCTGAGCGAATGAACATACTG GAGGAGCAGTTTGCAGATCTGCTGAAGGACAGGCACCAGCTCAGTGGAGACTACACCGGTGACCAGAGCAACACACAGTACCCTGGGATCGGGGCCAATCATGTCAACAGCATCTGA
- the LOC112230337 gene encoding ras GTPase-activating protein nGAP isoform X4, translating into MMGFRRWIACGGTLECSPDHMAPTGGPRLKGQDGGVRGLIKRRFYGGAMRKSNTQLNTVGLNKGSRLHGSRESVSIPVSAAGNLDLSADTSTVIRPVHSSILGEKYCFEVINSENNHCFGCTSAAERDRWIEDLRRAAQPNKDNCERTENSLSLWVNEAKDLLPKRRYYCELHLDGTLFARTSSRAVGKSSHHSSLVGDGSSGGVLGGSGGVVGGCQLFWGEFFELDNLPSVSQITLHLFRDEEPKKKRHSRDESTLHPLGSVAISLADISGRAFQEKWHPIIPYKVSGAGGTKEQLGPQASLRVKARFQNLQVLPIERYKEFAEFVTVDYVGMCRNLQPLLSVRKKEELAGALVHVLQSIGKAKEFLIELGSAEVERLREKEALIFRENTLATKAIDEYMKLVGQKYLIDTLGDFITRLYASVESCEVDPLKCPASELSNNQRHLKESCEEAVQKITEMHGSFPEELNRIFSSWVELCEEQGRPEIGQRLISASLFLRFLCPAILSPSLFGLTQPYPEPATLRTLTFTAKVIQNLANFTLFGEKEEYMLFMNDFLQQYWERMRCFLQTVSSPDIEIPMTSFDGYVDLPLRLAVLHSLLVDIISPMKQDTIDKLHPLPSILNQITESLGPDALRITVSSNIGHSKPTYVPPKDVGKYSPLHNSLQQLPTDVKAGQRKESFQGVKRDRMSARERKPVSRTQSAPHRRQMDPKQQLRRQSSTENLPPEDQEAEQEANPPLDISSPQNSVGVKAPPAPVPWIKVSQSKETYERKVENEEINLLDRHAQELSELRLGLEQVTESELEMAKRLEDFIVQSQDQNAVLLAEVNELRNHLAVREEQLASATFRLGVIEEEREEDERKLNVAVAAAERMNILEEQFADLLKDRHQLSGDYTGDQSNTQYPGIGANHVNSI; encoded by the exons GCTCCATGGCTCACGGGAGTCCGTGTCCATCCCAGTCAGCGCTGCAGGAAACCTGGATCTGAGCGCAGACACCAGTACGGTCATCAGGCCTGTACACAGCTCCATCCTAGGGGAGAAGTACTGCTTTGAG GTGATAAACTCAGAGAACAACCACTGTTTTGGGTGCACCTCAGCTGCTGAGCGGGACCGCTGGATAGAGGACCTGAGACGGGCTGCTCAGCCCAATAAG GACAACTGTGAGCGGACAGAGAACTCCCTCAGTCTGTGGGTGAACGAGGCCAAGGACCTGCTCCCCAAGAGGCGATACTACTGTGAGCTGCACCTGGACGGCACCCTGTTTGCCCGAACCAGTAGCCGAGCCGTGGGCAAGTCTTCCCATCACTCCAGCTTGGTTGGTGATGGATCTTCTGGTGGGGTGCTCGGGGGCAGCGGCGGGGTGGTCGGAGGCTGCCAGCTGTTCTGGGGAGAGTTTTTTGAGCTGGACAACTTGCCGTCGGTCTCCCAGATCACCCTGCACCTCTTCCGCGATGAGGAGCCCAAGAAGAAGCGTCACTCCCGGGATGAGTCCACCCTGCATCCCCTTGGCAGTGTGGCCATATCCCTGGCCGACATCAGTGGAAGGGCCTTCCAGGAGAAGTGGCACCCGATTATTCCCTACAAGGTGTCTGGTGCCGGAGGGACGAAAGAGCAACTGGGGCCCCAAGCGTCGCTCCGTGTCAAGGCCCGCTTTCAGAACCTGCAGGTGCTGCCCATCGAGAGGTATAAGGAGTTTGCAGAGTTTGTGACAGTGGACTATGTGGGCATGTGCAGGAACCTGCAGCCACTGCTGTCAGTCAGGAAGAAGGAGGAATTAGCCGGGGCACTGGTCCACGTCTTGCAAAGCATTGGCAAGGCCAAG GAGTTCCTTATCGAGTTGGGTAGTGCAGAGGTGGAGCGCCTTCGGGAGAAAGAGGCGTTGATCTTCAGGGAGAACACGCTGGCCACCAAGGCCATTGATGAGTACATGAAGCTGGTGGGCCAGAAGTACCTTATCGACACCCTGG GGGACTTCATCACTCGACTGTATGCCTCAGTAGAGAGCTGTGAAGTGGACCCTCTCAAATGCCCCGCCTCTGAGCTGTCAAACAACCAGCGGCACCTGAAGGAGAGCTGTGAGGAGGCAGTGCAGAAAATCACTGAGATGCACGG GTCTTTCCCTGAAGAGCTGAACAGGATCTTCTCCAGCTGGGTGGAGCTGTGCGAGGAGCAGGGACGACCTGAAATTGGCCAGCGCCTCATCTCTGCCTCGCTATTCCTCCGTTTTCTGTGTCCCGCCATCCTCAGCCCCTCCCTGTTTGGTCTGACACAGCCCTACCCGGAGCCGGCCACCCTGCGCACCCTCACCTTCACCGCCAAGGTCATCCAGAACCTGGCCAACTTCaccct GTTTGGGGAGAAGGAGGAGTACATGCTGTTCATGAATGACTTCCTGCAGCAGTACTGGGAGAGGATGAGGTGCTTCCTTCAGACAGTGTCCAGCCCAGACATAGAGATCCCAATGACATCCTTCGATGGCTATGTTGACTTGCCTCTGCGTCTGGCTGTCCTACACAGCCTGCTGGTCGACATCATTTCCCCAATGAAGCAG gACACCATAGACAAATTGCACCCTCTGCCTTCAatcctgaaccagattacagaatCTCTGGGCCCAGATGCTCTACGGATTACTGTTAGCAG CAACATTGGTCATTCCAAGCCGACCTACGTGCCCCCTAAAGATGTGGGCAAGTACAGCCCTCTGCACAACTCCCTGCAGCAGCTGCCAACAGATGTGAAGGCCGGCCAGCGGAAAGAAAGTTTCCAGGGGGTCAAGCGAGACAGGATGAGTGccagagagaggaagccagtaTCCAGGACCCAGAGTGCTCCGCACAGACGGCAGATGGACCCCAAACAGCAACTGAGGAGACAGAGCAGCACTGAAAATCTGCCGCCGGAGGACCAAGAGGCAGAGCAGGAAGCCAACCCTCCACTTGACATTTCATCACCACAGAAC AGTGTCGGTGTAAAGGCTCCTCCTGCTCCAGTGCCTTGGATCAAAGTGTCCCAGAGCAAGGAGACATACGAGAGGAAGGTAGAGAATGAAGAGATCAACCTACTGGACAGG CATGCACAGGAGCTGTCGGAGCTCCGCCTGGGGCTGGAGCAGGTGACAGAGAGTGAGCTGGAGATGGCCAAGCGGCTGGAGGACTTCATTGTCCAAAGTCAAGATCAGAATGCAGTCTTGTTGGCTGAGGTTAACGAACTGCGTAATCATCTGGCTGTCCGTGAGGAACAGCTCGCTAGCGCCACTTTCAG GCTGGGGGTTatcgaggaggagagggaggaggatgagaggaagctGAACGTCGCCGTGGCAGCAGCTGAGCGAATGAACATACTG GAGGAGCAGTTTGCAGATCTGCTGAAGGACAGGCACCAGCTCAGTGGAGACTACACCGGTGACCAGAGCAACACACAGTACCCTGGGATCGGGGCCAATCATGTCAACAGCATCTGA
- the LOC112230338 gene encoding E3 ubiquitin/ISG15 ligase TRIM25 isoform X1, with protein MAEDMFSLMSLEDELSCSICLCAFDCPVTIPCGHNFCQECLLETWKDNYSCPQCRTHFTTKPELKKNTVLSTVVETFKMKSNKSDLPSEVGDLIMWDAVKMEPKEVAILCDTCMEAKAFKTCLTCMASFCLEHVRPHHENPVFGAHQLNEPLGDLRDRICTDHHKLMEFYCVQHGRCICGVCLQQVHKGCTFSSPDEQRALQESDLRGKLSLLDGKIDKNQTVISQMSDQQSKLKDSAASRKRALEDEYRQIRELLDRDEREALNTVDREQESAQTKLQNLIKKFNQNITKLSAAKDGVDSLLSQTQTVAFLQASVDMPAAVAFDPYTPKVNLDSKALAAWHAYSAVLREHLTHVLKQPVEARLQILKPAERFAPPLLPNFFEMGGMPPQGHPRMPRSHSPGAPLRANQRKKPPQDSNRERKSDKKRDHKEGKEHKADKNPQKPPNAPREFATPVPHTPRDHPRGQSAEPRNREDPGQPSVLPSITSAAKRNDLLQYGTVLTLDLKTAHKRISLTENMTVASVSDEPTPYPDGPARFSVCSQVLTSKGFSRGRHYWEVKMSSNNFTGIGLAYNSIDRKGPASRLGRNAQSWCVEWFNVKLSAWHASSETVLQNPNPTRVGVLLDCEEGTATFYNVQDRAYPFHTFVFQFAEAVYPAFWLFSSGSSVSLCKLQS; from the exons ATGGCGGAGGATATGTTTTCCCTCATGAGTCTCGAAGACGAACTGAGCTGTAGCATCTGCCTCTGTGCTTTCGACTGTCCGGTGACAATTCCATGTGGACACAACTTTTGCCAAGAGTGTCTCCTAGAAACATGGAAAGACAACTACAGCTGTCCACAATGCCGGACCCACTTCACCACCAAACCAGAGCTGAAGAAGAACACCGTTCTCAGCACTGTTGTGGAAACGTTCAAAATGAAGTCGAATAAAAGCGACCTCCCCAGTGAGGTGGGCGACTTAATCATGTGGGATGCGGTCAAGATGGAGCCCAAAGAGGTGGCTATCTTGTGCGACACCTGTATGGAAGCCAAAGCATTCAAGACCTGCCTCACCTGTATGGCGTCATTCTGCCTTGAGCACGTGAGGCCTCATCATGAGAACCCAGTGTTTGGCGCACATCAGCTGAACGAGCCTCTGGGTGACCTGCGCGACCGTATCTGCACCGACCACCACAAGCTGATGGAGTTCTACTGTGTCCAACATGGCCGCTGTatctgtggtgtctgtctgcaGCAGGTGCATAAAGGCTGTACCTTCTCCAGCCCTGATGAACAACGGGCACTGCAAGAG TCTGATTTGAGGGGCAAGTTGAGTCTGCTGGATGGAAAGATTGACAAGAACCAGACTGTCATCTCTCAGATGAGTGACCAGCAGAGCAAGTTGAAG GACTCTGCAGCCAGCAGGAAGAGAGCTCTGGAGGACGAGTACCGCCAAATCCGGGAGCTGCTGGACCGTGACGAGCGTGAGGCTCTGAACACCGTGGACCGCGAGCAGGAGAGCGCTCAGACCAAACTCCAGAACCTCATAAAGAAGTTCAACCAGAACATTACGAAGCTTAGTGCGGCAAAAGATGGCGTCGACAGCCTGCTCAGTCAGACTCAGACCGTGGCTTTCCTACAG GCCTCAGTTGACATGCCGGCAGCGGTGGCCTTTGACCCCTATACCCCGAAGGTCAACCTGGACTCTAAGGCCTTGGCAGCCTGGCATGCCTACTCTGCAGTCCTGAGGGAGCATCTCACACATGTACTGAAACAGCCTGTAGAGGCCAGACTGCAGATACtcaaaccag CTGAGAGGTTTGCTCCTCCTCTGCTGCCAAACTTCTTTGAAATGG GAGGCATGCCACCACAAGGTCACCCGAGAATGCCTCGATCCCACAGCCCAGGAGCCCCCCTCAGGGCAAACCAGAGGAAGAAGCCTCCACAAGATTCAAACCGAGAGAGAA AGTCAGACAAGAAACGAGATCACAAGGAAGGGAAAGAACATAAGGCTGACA AAAATCCCCAAAAGCCACCTAATGCTCCCAGAGAGTTCGCCACTCCTGTTCCACACACACCAAGGGACCACCCCAGAGGACAATCAGCAGAACCCAGGAACAGGGAGGACCCAG GACAACCAAGTGTTCTCCCAAGTATCACGTCTGCAGCAAAACGAAATGACCTTCTGCAAT ATGGCACGGTTCTCACCCTTGACCTCAAAACAGCCCACAAGCGCATCTCCCTCACAGAGAACATGACCGTGGCCTCTGTGTCAGACGAGCCCACCCCTTACCCCGATGGCCCCGCCCGTTTCTCCGTCTGCAGCCAGGTGCTCACTTCCAAGGGCTTCTCCCGCGGCCGCCACTACTGGGAGGTCAAGATGAGCAGCAACAACTTCACCGGCATCGGCTTGGCCTACAACAGCATCGACAGGAAGGGTCCGGCTAGCCGGCTGGGGCGTAACGCCCAGTCCTGGTGCGTGGAGTGGTTCAACGTCAAGCTGTCGGCCTGGCACGCCAGCAGTGAGACTGTACTGCAGAACCCGAATCCGACCCGCGTCGGCGTGCTGCTGGATTGCGAGGAGGGAACGGCCACTTTCTA